From Coffea arabica cultivar ET-39 chromosome 2e, Coffea Arabica ET-39 HiFi, whole genome shotgun sequence, the proteins below share one genomic window:
- the LOC140004268 gene encoding ATP-dependent Clp protease proteolytic subunit 6, chloroplastic-like isoform X1 — protein MVSLILRHYVLMIFHRLQLWSYRSQKREPSHYAGCNDTRGTLDLCTVLFRNRIIFIGQPVTSQVAQQVISQLVTLATIDEDTDILMYLNCPGGSTYSVLAIYDCMSWPKVGTVCFGVAASQGALLLAGGEKGMRYAMPNARIMIHQPQSGCGGHVEDVRRQVNEAVQSRHNIDRMYASFTGQPLEKVQQYTERDRFLSVSESIAGLDVAQAKWQHGMALDMCHLAGARQCLFCNLLGTSC, from the exons ATGGTTTCCTTGATTTTGAGACACTATGTTCTTATGATATTTCATCGCCTACAGTTATGGTCCTATAGAAGCCAAAAAAGGGAACCCTCCCATTATGCCGGCTGTAATGACACCAGGGGGACGCTGGATCTCTGTACTGTCCTATTTAGGAATCGCATTATCTTTATTGGTCAGCCAGTTACTTCTCAGGTGGCTCAACAAGTTATATCACAGCTCGTGACTCTGGCCACTATTGATGAAGATACTGATATTTTG ATGTATCTGAACTGCCCAGGAGGGAGCACCTACTCTGTCTTGGCAATCTACGATTGCATGTCCTGG CCTAAGGTCGGTACAGTATGTTTTGGAGTTGCTGCAAGCCAAGGTGCGCTGCTGCTTGCTGGTGGAGAAAAGGGCATGCGGTATGCGATGCCAAATGCACGTATTATGATACATCAACCGCAAAGTGGATGCGGG GGACATGTGGAGGATGTAAGGCGCCAAGTGAATGAAGCAGTTCAATCTCGTCAT AATATTGACAGAATGTACGCTAGTTTTACTGGCCAACCTCTTGAGAAAGTGCAACAGTACACTGAAAGGGATCGTTTCTTATCTGTCTCTGAG AGCATAGCGGGGCTTGATGTTGCACAAGCAAAGTGGCAGCACGGCATGGCATTGGACATGTGCCATTTAGCAGGTGCCAGGCAATGCTTGTTTTGCAACCTTCTTGGAACATCTTGTTGA
- the LOC140004268 gene encoding ATP-dependent Clp protease proteolytic subunit 6, chloroplastic-like isoform X2, producing the protein MVSLILRHYVLMIFHRLQLWSYRSQKREPSHYAGCNDTRGTLDLCTVLFRNRIIFIGQPVTSQVAQQVISQLVTLATIDEDTDILMYLNCPGGSTYSVLAIYDCMSWPKVGTVCFGVAASQGALLLAGGEKGMRYAMPNARIMIHQPQSGCGGHVEDVRRQVNEAVQSRHNIDRMYASFTGQPLEKVQQYTERDRFLSVSEAMEFGLIDGVLETEY; encoded by the exons ATGGTTTCCTTGATTTTGAGACACTATGTTCTTATGATATTTCATCGCCTACAGTTATGGTCCTATAGAAGCCAAAAAAGGGAACCCTCCCATTATGCCGGCTGTAATGACACCAGGGGGACGCTGGATCTCTGTACTGTCCTATTTAGGAATCGCATTATCTTTATTGGTCAGCCAGTTACTTCTCAGGTGGCTCAACAAGTTATATCACAGCTCGTGACTCTGGCCACTATTGATGAAGATACTGATATTTTG ATGTATCTGAACTGCCCAGGAGGGAGCACCTACTCTGTCTTGGCAATCTACGATTGCATGTCCTGG CCTAAGGTCGGTACAGTATGTTTTGGAGTTGCTGCAAGCCAAGGTGCGCTGCTGCTTGCTGGTGGAGAAAAGGGCATGCGGTATGCGATGCCAAATGCACGTATTATGATACATCAACCGCAAAGTGGATGCGGG GGACATGTGGAGGATGTAAGGCGCCAAGTGAATGAAGCAGTTCAATCTCGTCAT AATATTGACAGAATGTACGCTAGTTTTACTGGCCAACCTCTTGAGAAAGTGCAACAGTACACTGAAAGGGATCGTTTCTTATCTGTCTCTGAG GCTATGGAGTTTGGTCTAATTGATGGGGTTTTAGAAACAGAATACTAA
- the LOC113731655 gene encoding uncharacterized protein isoform X2, producing MEMKHRSFLNGLPGVEIWVFVHFGSFCILPSPYGISKVLELLQWVADIGVKSVCLYDPEGVLKKNKEPIMQRFSSANLSEEAAVNGRLVTRRNLTLEFVSFEDGKEAVAKAANYLFVKHYANGTKEKSDFTEPQMAEALGAIGSGGADPDLLLIYGPTRCHLGFPAWRLRYTEIVHMGPLKSMSYGSLVKAIFKYTMVHQNYGS from the exons ATGGAAATGAAACACAGGAGCTTCTTAAATGGGCTTCCCGG AGTGGAAATCTGGGTCTTCGTGCACTTTGGCTCATTCTGCATTTTGCCGTCACCATATggtatttcaaaagttttggagTTATTGCAGTGGGTTGCAGATATTGGTGTGAAAAGTGTCTGCCTTTATGATCCAGAAG GTGTGTTGAAAAAGAACAAGGAACCTATCATGCAAAGATTCAGCAGTGCAAACTTGTCTGAG GAGGCTGCTGTTAATGGTCGGCTTGTTACCCGCAGAAATCTGACTTTGGAGTTTGTTTCATTTGAGGATGGAAAAGAAGCAGTTGCCAAAGCAGCTAATTATCTCTTTGTAAAGCACTATGCAAATGGTACTAAGGAAAAGTCAGATTTTACAGAGCCTCAAATGGCTGAAGCTTTAGGAGCCATTG gttctggaggAGCTGATCCTGATCTGCTACTAATTTATGGACCCACAAGATGCCATCTTGGGTTTCCAGCATGGAGACTTCGGTACACTGAAATAGT ACATATGGGGCCATTGAAGTCTATGAGTTATGGTTCCCTTGTTAAAGCCATTTTCAAGTACACTATGGTGCATCAAAATTATG GTTCATAA
- the LOC113731655 gene encoding uncharacterized protein isoform X1, with translation MEMKHRSFLNGLPGVEIWVFVHFGSFCILPSPYGISKVLELLQWVADIGVKSVCLYDPEGVLKKNKEPIMQRFSSANLSEEAAVNGRLVTRRNLTLEFVSFEDGKEAVAKAANYLFVKHYANGTKEKSDFTEPQMAEALGAIGSGGADPDLLLIYGPTRCHLGFPAWRLRYTEIVHMGPLKSMSYGSLVKAIFKYTMVHQNYETTDALVAVPSCGQKFETSFHPPPFGIKENYHVIHLHFHLFTLFGEFNLMKNGS, from the exons ATGGAAATGAAACACAGGAGCTTCTTAAATGGGCTTCCCGG AGTGGAAATCTGGGTCTTCGTGCACTTTGGCTCATTCTGCATTTTGCCGTCACCATATggtatttcaaaagttttggagTTATTGCAGTGGGTTGCAGATATTGGTGTGAAAAGTGTCTGCCTTTATGATCCAGAAG GTGTGTTGAAAAAGAACAAGGAACCTATCATGCAAAGATTCAGCAGTGCAAACTTGTCTGAG GAGGCTGCTGTTAATGGTCGGCTTGTTACCCGCAGAAATCTGACTTTGGAGTTTGTTTCATTTGAGGATGGAAAAGAAGCAGTTGCCAAAGCAGCTAATTATCTCTTTGTAAAGCACTATGCAAATGGTACTAAGGAAAAGTCAGATTTTACAGAGCCTCAAATGGCTGAAGCTTTAGGAGCCATTG gttctggaggAGCTGATCCTGATCTGCTACTAATTTATGGACCCACAAGATGCCATCTTGGGTTTCCAGCATGGAGACTTCGGTACACTGAAATAGT ACATATGGGGCCATTGAAGTCTATGAGTTATGGTTCCCTTGTTAAAGCCATTTTCAAGTACACTATGGTGCATCAAAATTATG AAACAACTGATGCTCTGGTCGCTGTGCCTTCATGTGgtcaaaagtttgaaacaagTTTCCATCCCCCTCCTTTTGGGATCAAGGAAAACTATCATGTTATTCATCTCCATTTCCATCTTTTTACCTTATTTGGCGAGTTTAATCTAATGAAAAATG GTTCATAA